Proteins encoded in a region of the Pseudothermotoga elfii DSM 9442 = NBRC 107921 genome:
- a CDS encoding metal ABC transporter ATP-binding protein, with amino-acid sequence MEKPLTVKDLTVSIDGKIILEKVNFCVKKSGLYTIIGPNGGGKTTLVKAILNLIKPESGEIKIFGLSNQKYLRIYTVGYLPQRLSAQRFFPIKVYDVVKMGLRERDMGEEELIDDALKKVGMSDFKNAFFSELSGGQQQRVLIARAIVSRPKLLILDEPTTGLDTRSQQMFYTMVKSFVDNDMTVLMVSHDIGFVMDFSDGVFCINQKMLEHDLCENSLISREFFEKLYGYKVKPIIHDHGDKDD; translated from the coding sequence TTGGAAAAGCCATTAACGGTTAAGGACTTAACAGTTTCTATAGATGGAAAAATTATTCTGGAAAAAGTCAATTTTTGTGTTAAAAAGAGCGGCCTTTATACGATAATTGGCCCAAATGGTGGGGGAAAAACCACTCTTGTGAAGGCTATCTTGAATCTCATAAAACCTGAAAGTGGTGAAATAAAAATATTTGGCCTTTCAAATCAAAAATACCTGCGTATTTATACGGTTGGTTATTTGCCTCAGCGCTTGTCTGCCCAACGCTTTTTTCCCATAAAAGTATACGATGTTGTAAAAATGGGTTTGCGCGAACGAGACATGGGAGAAGAAGAACTCATAGACGATGCTTTGAAAAAAGTTGGTATGAGTGATTTCAAAAATGCTTTTTTTTCCGAATTAAGCGGTGGTCAACAGCAGAGAGTTCTCATTGCGAGGGCAATCGTCTCCAGACCGAAGTTATTGATTCTCGATGAGCCCACCACGGGACTTGATACAAGAAGTCAGCAAATGTTTTATACGATGGTAAAAAGTTTTGTAGATAATGATATGACAGTTTTAATGGTCAGCCACGATATAGGGTTTGTCATGGATTTTTCAGATGGGGTTTTTTGTATAAATCAAAAAATGCTTGAGCATGACTTGTGTGAGAATTCTTTGATTTCCAGGGAATTTTTTGAAAAACTGTACGGTTACAAAGTGAAACCCATAATCCATGATCATGGTGATAAAGATGATTGA
- a CDS encoding Mrp/NBP35 family ATP-binding protein, which translates to MEKKDRLSQISERQKRIEQNLSRIKHKIAVLSGKGGVGKTTVAVNIAVALAEEGFEVGLADLDIHGPNVARMLGLRDEPFMKNGLIQPPKFLNNLKVLSMAMLLNDGQPVVWRGPLKHTIIQQFLGDADWGDLDFLIFDLPPGTGDEALSLFQIVKLDGTLIVTTPQRVAIDDVLRAINFVHEMGQSVIGFAMNMSYLICPNCKTRINPFGEKTTGELIDLTGVECLGEIPMDPAIASYSDAGKPVVSYMRGSEAEKSFRNIVAGILSKIGG; encoded by the coding sequence TTGGAGAAAAAAGACAGGTTATCTCAGATTTCCGAAAGGCAAAAGAGAATCGAACAAAATCTTTCCAGAATCAAACACAAAATAGCTGTTCTCAGCGGTAAAGGAGGTGTTGGAAAAACAACTGTGGCTGTGAATATAGCAGTTGCTCTGGCCGAAGAAGGTTTCGAAGTTGGTCTTGCAGATCTGGATATTCATGGTCCTAATGTAGCCCGAATGCTTGGATTAAGAGACGAACCATTTATGAAAAATGGACTAATACAGCCACCAAAGTTTCTGAATAATCTTAAAGTTCTTTCAATGGCAATGCTTCTCAATGATGGGCAACCTGTTGTATGGAGAGGACCATTAAAACACACTATTATTCAGCAGTTCCTTGGTGACGCCGATTGGGGTGATCTGGATTTTTTGATATTCGATTTACCACCAGGAACAGGGGACGAAGCACTGAGCCTCTTTCAAATCGTTAAACTCGATGGAACACTGATCGTCACTACCCCGCAACGTGTTGCGATTGACGATGTTCTGAGGGCAATCAATTTTGTTCATGAAATGGGGCAATCAGTAATCGGGTTTGCGATGAATATGTCTTATCTCATCTGTCCTAATTGTAAAACCAGAATCAATCCTTTTGGCGAGAAAACCACAGGTGAATTAATTGATTTAACGGGTGTGGAATGCCTTGGAGAAATACCCATGGATCCAGCAATAGCTTCATACTCAGACGCTGGAAAACCTGTTGTTTCGTATATGAGAGGCTCCGAGGCAGAGAAAAGTTTCAGAAATATCGTTGCAGGTATACTTTCTAAAATTGGAGGTTGA
- a CDS encoding MFS transporter: MIDISIFASLAHFISDFYVSFLTPLGPYFMDKYQITAKQIAFFITAISFISSVFQIFFGIIADNVKDRFRFIYLLTATTIFLISLIDFAHSIVTLFILFLVAYFANSAFHPAGASLSHSVSERGMPIFVSAGTIGAALGPVFVTAFSYFNLKHLWIIGLPLLALLALFIKPERAKYTRPDKPKEKFHFSKISTLMDLWIMVTMRTLIMSVVHLYAPILSVQRGYSLIFGGSLLSIGIAVGVFTTVLGAWISKKIGNNLVNFASFLGMSVALFMLITSSSAFSTILSYTLIDAFGYLTMSSNVTQAQITLPNHTSFASSFVMGFAWACGTGLRFLLIMPFGDNITIVFYTTAFISIAMAIFTMTWHRIKSKKQPLRGS, from the coding sequence TTGATCGATATATCTATTTTTGCATCTCTAGCTCATTTTATCTCGGATTTTTATGTCTCATTTCTTACACCGCTTGGCCCATACTTTATGGATAAGTACCAAATTACAGCAAAACAGATCGCATTTTTTATTACGGCAATATCTTTCATCTCGTCTGTCTTTCAGATATTCTTTGGAATAATTGCTGATAACGTTAAAGACAGATTTCGATTCATTTATTTGCTCACAGCGACAACAATTTTTCTGATAAGCTTGATCGACTTTGCCCATAGTATAGTAACTTTGTTCATTTTATTTCTTGTAGCTTATTTTGCTAATTCAGCTTTTCATCCAGCAGGTGCATCTTTATCCCACAGTGTTTCGGAAAGAGGAATGCCAATTTTTGTATCTGCCGGGACGATAGGAGCAGCACTTGGCCCGGTTTTTGTAACTGCGTTTTCATATTTTAATTTGAAACACCTCTGGATAATTGGCTTACCACTTTTAGCTCTTTTAGCTCTATTTATCAAACCTGAAAGAGCCAAATATACCAGGCCAGACAAACCAAAAGAAAAATTTCATTTTTCGAAGATCTCAACTCTTATGGATTTATGGATTATGGTAACCATGAGAACACTCATAATGTCTGTCGTGCATCTTTATGCTCCAATTTTGTCTGTACAAAGAGGGTATTCTCTGATTTTTGGTGGTAGTCTATTATCGATAGGTATAGCTGTGGGGGTTTTCACAACTGTATTGGGAGCGTGGATAAGCAAAAAAATTGGCAATAATCTTGTTAATTTCGCGAGCTTTCTTGGTATGAGTGTAGCTTTGTTTATGCTAATAACTTCATCGAGTGCATTCTCGACGATCTTAAGCTATACATTGATCGATGCTTTTGGTTATCTGACCATGTCTTCCAACGTTACTCAAGCTCAGATAACCCTGCCAAATCATACATCGTTTGCTTCGTCTTTCGTCATGGGATTCGCATGGGCATGCGGAACAGGACTCAGATTTCTCCTGATAATGCCCTTTGGCGACAATATAACCATCGTTTTTTACACAACCGCTTTCATATCTATCGCGATGGCTATCTTCACCATGACCTGGCACAGAATAAAATCAAAAAAACAACCACTCAGGGGGAGTTGA
- a CDS encoding AI-2E family transporter, whose product MEPRKVAMYYTLIYIAIFIILSLIYRNFFNTVLLTFIAVMIVDAVASFITRFLHVPKRIATVIALLIYFFALIWGLVMIVPNAFTQIADFYKLITDIIEKRTWEQYINNEELINALNALVDFIEPSIAQLANYLLREAAAHIPGVIVVLFFSILGAVYVSLYAHHIVQVVPLLYPRKCRDGINEFLSELKINMRRFIGVIALNAVIVGIAFALLFRFMNLPYAPLIAFWAFLTNFIPIVGVIFEFIPIFLFSLSLGLTGMFWIITFSILIHLSVFIFFFEAMKGYARVNPVLMIFSILITSEIFGPVGIFFGVPAAVFVVVFYKQFIKAQLESE is encoded by the coding sequence ATGGAACCAAGAAAGGTCGCCATGTACTATACTCTGATTTATATCGCAATTTTTATAATTCTCAGCCTCATATACAGAAATTTTTTCAATACTGTCTTGCTAACCTTCATAGCTGTCATGATAGTCGATGCCGTAGCGAGTTTTATAACCAGATTTCTTCATGTTCCAAAAAGAATAGCGACGGTAATAGCGTTGTTGATATATTTTTTCGCTCTCATATGGGGACTTGTTATGATCGTACCAAACGCCTTTACACAGATAGCGGATTTTTACAAACTTATCACAGATATCATTGAAAAAAGAACCTGGGAACAGTATATAAATAACGAAGAGTTGATAAATGCACTTAACGCACTTGTAGATTTCATAGAGCCAAGCATTGCGCAACTTGCTAATTATTTGCTCAGAGAGGCAGCGGCTCATATTCCGGGTGTAATTGTTGTACTGTTTTTCTCAATACTTGGTGCAGTTTATGTCTCTCTATATGCGCATCATATAGTTCAGGTTGTTCCGCTTCTGTATCCAAGAAAATGTAGAGATGGGATAAATGAATTTTTATCCGAACTGAAAATAAATATGCGTAGATTTATAGGTGTTATAGCTTTAAATGCCGTCATAGTTGGAATAGCGTTTGCTCTGCTTTTCAGATTCATGAATTTACCCTACGCACCTTTGATAGCTTTCTGGGCATTTCTAACCAATTTTATACCCATTGTTGGAGTAATTTTCGAATTCATACCAATTTTTCTCTTCTCACTTTCTCTGGGGCTGACAGGAATGTTCTGGATAATTACCTTTTCAATACTAATTCACCTTTCAGTCTTTATATTTTTCTTCGAAGCCATGAAGGGTTATGCACGGGTAAATCCTGTTTTAATGATATTCTCAATACTCATAACCTCTGAAATATTCGGCCCGGTTGGCATATTTTTCGGGGTTCCTGCAGCAGTTTTTGTTGTAGTTTTCTACAAACAGTTCATTAAAGCTCAATTAGAAAGTGAGTGA
- a CDS encoding YjjG family noncanonical pyrimidine nucleotidase: MKYQMVYFDLDNTLLDFSRSEKEALKLTLLEYGILINESQIELYIEINKKWWQAFSKGLYSKDYIVRARFKDFLEKIEAKRVEYSEAAEKYLKNLSNLAYFMPGAEEFLTKMKLSGQKMAVLTNGVRAVQEKRAKILKLDRFIEFILSSEQVGKPKPDPALFVEASRLSGISLSECVYIGDDPEVDFKAAKNAGTEFILLDYAGVYPDFEHNRVENFDELYLKLSM; the protein is encoded by the coding sequence ATGAAATACCAGATGGTTTATTTTGATCTGGATAATACTTTGCTCGATTTTTCCCGTTCTGAAAAGGAAGCTCTAAAACTAACACTGCTGGAGTACGGGATTTTAATAAACGAGTCGCAAATAGAACTGTATATAGAAATAAACAAAAAATGGTGGCAGGCATTTTCGAAAGGCCTTTACAGTAAAGATTACATCGTCAGAGCAAGATTTAAAGATTTTCTGGAGAAAATCGAAGCAAAAAGAGTAGAATACAGTGAAGCTGCAGAAAAATATTTAAAAAATCTCTCCAACCTGGCTTATTTCATGCCAGGTGCTGAAGAATTTTTGACGAAGATGAAATTATCTGGCCAAAAAATGGCTGTGCTGACAAATGGTGTTCGGGCTGTTCAGGAAAAGAGGGCAAAAATTCTAAAACTTGACAGGTTTATCGAGTTCATTTTAAGCTCAGAGCAAGTTGGTAAACCCAAACCAGATCCTGCTTTATTTGTAGAAGCTTCTCGACTCAGTGGAATCTCTTTGAGTGAATGTGTTTATATTGGCGATGATCCAGAGGTAGATTTCAAAGCTGCTAAAAACGCCGGCACAGAATTTATCTTGCTTGATTATGCCGGCGTTTATCCAGATTTTGAACACAATAGGGTAGAAAACTTCGACGAACTCTATTTAAAACTAAGCATGTGA